The Chrysemys picta bellii isolate R12L10 chromosome 5, ASM1138683v2, whole genome shotgun sequence DNA segment ACATCACATAACTGAGATGTCACTTTCACCAGAACAAAGTACAGTAATTGTCCAGCTGTTAGAGATTGTGTGTTTAGATTATAATCTGACAGGGCGGGcactgtttttgttgtatggttgtgcagtgcctagtacaatgggaatGAAACCTCTAGATCTTACGCTAcgacaatacaaataatagtctTAATGGTTTATTTGATGTGTAATTGGTAGCATGACACAGAAAGAAGAATGGTGGCAGTTAGCAAggtcttttctttaaaaattaatgtttgtaataGGAAAGTGAAATAACTTAAACAGGGATAAACTTCCCAGCTCCATCCAAGGACATTCTCTCCTCATCCCCATAGTcctgactggggtctgttggtgctactgtaatacacatgATTAGTGATGAGAAGGCTCACTTGTGTTTCTGTTCACCCTTAAGATCCCATATCATGGTTACAGTTCtcctgtcatttttttttaagcttgctTTATTTCACTTAGAATTCGAAATACTGTCCAGTAGAGCTCAATTGAAAGCCTAAATATATGGTGATGTAAGACTTTCTTAAAAGACCAGTTTAAAAATACGTATAATTCTCTAGCTCAAATCACAAGTCAAATTTCATTTCTAGAATGACCTAAGAACAAGGGCCccctttaaaatagaaaaataaattcttatAACTTGTTAGTTCTGAGCGTATGAGCAGTCAGCCTTGAACTCCTGTGCTTAGGAGTTGAAAGTCCTGTCGTGTTATTTGAAAGAACTTCTTTGGACATGCACTAAGATGTCAAATATGACACATCTTTTCATTTTCAGAATAGCTTGGCCATTATTAGCGTAGCTGTACTTTAACTGGTCCCTCTGCAATATTAAGTGATTGCGGCTACATAAGCACCTGTTTGGTAAATCTATATTCACGAGCTTGCTCAAGGGGGCACCATcaatttgaaaggaaaaaaaaaaattctgccagaAAGGTTTGTGCCCATTAGTACTAGTGTTACATGTAACACCTGAGATCACTACAAGAGAAAAAGATCAGCGAGGAAAAAAAAGTTATGCATCTTTTCAGTTCACTTCCTTTGTGCATTGACAGAACAGCTTAATTCTCTATTCCCTTGTACTATCAGCTATCCCATGGTGAAAAGATCCTTCTAAACATCAGCAAGAGATcagaaaaaacattgtttttacaCTTTTTTAATTTTAGGACATATTGTTGGAAAGCAGCTCTATCAgaaattggaccaacttctcttttTGAAGTCTTTTCATTGTTACTAATACAAGACTATCCATGTACATAATGCTTTCActtggttttcagtaacccatCTACTTGTAAGCACTTACTCGGATCACCTTGAGCCACACAGCACTTTGTGGTTCTGTTGGGTTCCTCTGTGCCATTCGGGTTGGGGTTTGTTTTAGTCATCGTTAACAATAGTTACTGAGCATTTCTATCCATTTCAGAGAGTTTTAACTGGTCACTAATGCCTACGGTACACAAAGTGAcgaattttttaaatcagatgtGCAGTATCCCTGTAAGGGAAACTTACGTGACTGTAAGAGCACAAGTTTAAATGAGTCCTGTGTGTTTTTGTTACCAGGACACACTATTTCCGTACATCAAAGATAATGTTAAAGAGTACCTACGTGCGcactgggaagaggaggagtgcCAGCAGGACATCAGCCTTTTGAGGAAACAGGTGAGTGATTGGAACCATGTTATGTCTTGCAAGGGTTTACTGCTTGTCAAGGACTTCAGGTCACTCAGAGCTGTGGCTGTTTTTACTAATCGCATCATATATTTGTGAAGTAGGAGGAAGAGTTATCACTTGACTTTGAGGAGCACTTTCCTTCTTTCTGAGCTTATTTGTTTTTGAACTTACAGAGTGTGTCTGTCCCTCAGACATTCCATGGATGTATTTACCTGAAGGACACATCTGTTGACCGATGCCAGCCATAAATAGATTCAAATCCCCACTTCCAGGGTACAGTAATGTGAACACAAACTAAACACACGTTTTCCATCCCCATTCCTTAAAATGCCACACTGGCTCTGTTGGGCCAACACAGGAGTAAGGTCCAGAGCCTAGAGTCATCCACTGAGAGTCAGGGATAGTACTCTCATAGTACTGTGATGGGTACAGTATAAAAACCTACCTAGGTAGAACCACCTGCCTCAGGCTCCCAGATGTTTAAATTCAAGGGCTGTTAGCTGATCTCTGTCACAACAGTTCACTGGTGGAGATGCAGTCTTCACCTCTGAAATTAAGCTGTACTGGAGCAGAACAGGAAGGCCAGCACAATTCTAATCGGAGGCTGGGTGCTGTGAATCTGTTCTCGCTGAGAACGTTCTTTCTGAAAGCTCTTTGTGGAGATCTGGCTGTATATTTAGCACCTGATCTAAGCAGATAAATTTAAGGACTTATTCTGAAGGGTGCTGGGCTCACTGGCTCTGATCCAGTAAAATTTAAGTATAGGAGTAGTCCCATGATGGGACTTCTCGTGTGCTAAAAGTTAAGCATgcgtttaagtgttttgctgaatggcgaccagagtgctcagcatttaGGGCTCGATCCTGCGACCTTCTATTCGTAGCTGGTTATGATGATAGAGTCAGAAAACCTACCTCTATATCTAAGCTCACAGAGGAAATCAGTAACAGAGCTGAGATCTGACCCCAGAAGTTCCTGGGTCCTGTGCTTTGACTACTAGACAAGACTTCTTTCTCAAATAGGATACAGGGAGCACATAGATAGAATGATATTAACATCTGTTTGTCCAGGGCCAACATAATaactttttagttttttttttttttttaaatggtagtgGTTAAATGTAGAATCTGAATGTATTCCCCACTACCCTGTAACTATTTTAAAATCTAGTTTGAGGCTTTATCTATGAAACTTCTGTTTAAATATACACAGTCTTTATGCCACATTTTATGCATtccttttttattaaattaatctTGGAGAGGACTATACATTTCCCACAAATCATTGTGGTAATACTAATTTATATTTAGGATTAAAGAAGTGTTGAAAGCATTTAATGTGCTGTTCAAATGGTAAGTATTGTTCTTTTTTTGAGAACCCATGTTTTTAATAGATTCAGGAAATCTGACTTTCCATAGCAGGTTAATGTAGGATTTAGGTGAAACCATTTTATTCTAGCTCTTTGTTGGTGTACATTGAAATTTGTCCAGCTGGGACAGTATCTTATAGATGGAAAAAGGCTCCATATTTAAATGCAAGACCAAGATGTTTAACTAACGTCCAGAATGGTTTTGGGTCAGTTATAAATACTTGGGGCCtttatttcacattttaaaaaatgaagaatgTAAGATTAAATTTAAGTGTTTGAACTTAACTTATGTCCAACCTTACGTAGTAGGGTAACCAGTGTTCAAATTAGGCTAGTGCAATTTACAATTAAAGTGCATGCTTCTAGACCCCAATTCCGGTAAAattccctattcaggaaagctaTTAAGCACCTGTGTAAGCCCAGTTGACTTCACGTGTGTAAAATTAAGGACGTGTtcaagtgctgtcctgaatagggactgACTTATGTTCaactgctttcctgaatcagggccctatTTAGCAATCTTGGGTCACCTTTTTTGTTCATAATTTCAAGGCTGAAGAGGATTCCAACTTGGATGGCGTTGTGCCTATTCCTTTAGAAACTGGAAATGGAGAAGATGAAGTGGAACAGGTCATCCAAGCTGTAGTAGACAATGTGCACTGGCAGATGTCCCTGGACAGGAAGACCACAGCATTGAAACAGCTGCAGGGTCACATGTGGAGGGCAGCCTATGCAACTGGACGCATGAAGGGAGAGTAAGTAACTCCTGGTCCTGAAAGTTTCCTTGAAGTAGATCTTTTATATTTTGTTGAGCTAAGTTTCTTGGACGTACCTTGGAGCCAAGTAGTTACATAAGGGCTGGAAGGTGACTGGTCGGAGCAGTGTAGTGCTGTATAAAAATGTAATCCGATTACTTCTTAGCTGAACAGTAAGCATGGATTACTATGGGGACTTGAGCCTAAGCACTATCATGGAACCAAATTCAGCAAGTCTCACCTTTCACCTCGAATGCACAGTGCAAAACTTAACCATGATTTGTGGTTGATTTTACTCGTGGATCTAGGGAGCAATATTGTAAAATGACTTCGGGAAATTGTAAGACCCTGGGATTCAGCTTAGTTTACAGTAGTCATCCCAATGAGTAATGGGAAAACTTGAGGGGCCAGGGAGTGTGTTCCTCCCCCCCCGTATAAAATGATCACTATGTTCAGCAGGTACATGCTTGCACATTTGAGCTCTTTGCTGTTATTGTCACCAGTAAACTGATAGCAAGGCAAGATGGCAAACACTAACTCACAGACTCTATGGGAAATACAGAACCTGAGCAATAGAAACTTGTGAGACTACACATCGTGAGGAAACTGGAGCAAACAGTTCTGCTCATGTGATTAAGAGGGCTGTCTTGTTATGTTTGCAATATATATCTCCTATTATTCAGCTGGTAAAACTGACTCATTCATTTAGCAAGGGAAATTGAAAGCACAAGTTTGTAATTCTCACAGTTTAGAGAACAGCCCTCCTTATTTCAAACCATTTATCCAACAGTTACAATTCATTTTGGGACAAGGTGGATAGAGAAGGTGGATAGACAAACCTAAACAAGAAActggggaggagttgggggaaAGCACAAAAAGTGAGATTAACTCCCATCGGTCTTTGGGACAGGTACTTTCATTCCTCTCGCTCTCTTGGATATTCATCTAGGCATCTCACAGTTGCTGAGAGTGGAATGGCAAGTCGAGCTCTCCATCTCCACTGATACCTGTTTTTTCCCAGCAAACAGGTTGCTAAAatacttgtttcagagtagcagccgtgttagtctgtatccgcaaaaagaagaacaggaggacttgtggcaccttagagactaacaaagtgtAGAGACtaacttccgaagaagtgggctgtagtccacgaaagcttatgctctaataaatttgttagtctctaaggtgccacaagtcctcctgttcttttttaaaatacttgtgACGTTCTGCGGAGTGAGAATGACCAGTCTCCAGGTGTTTTGGGTGTTCCTTGCACAGAGAAGAGAGAAGGGAAATAGAGAGCTCAGGGGAAAGGTAGAAATCTAGAAGACAAAGGAAAAGTATTGTAGTAAAAAGGAGAATGGGAAGCAGGAAGAGACAGTGCAAGTGTTGGGATGGTTAACAAAGGAAAAACCCCATTCAGCTGTTTATGCATTCTACAGCATACCAGACTTCGTTTTGGTACAGTCAGCTAATGAACACTTTCGTTCAGGATCATGCTGAAACCTGGCTTTTGATTGTCTGCCAAGATAAAGGCTAGGAACAACAATCCACAAAGGAGCCATTGTGGAGCAGACACTCACCCCTTGCACACAGCCACCTTGTCCCCCATTGCGTTAGCAGCTGAAGTGAAGTGCCAGTATGGGCAGGTAGCACACATACAAAACTTGTCAATGTGCAATTGAATGCTTACGAGAATTGTCACAGGAGCGCTGAAGTAAACACCCACAGTCTGGCTCCAGTCCTTGCACCTCACTTACCACCACCCCTCCAAGGAAAAGCAGCAATAATAGAAGAATAGGATCGTGCGATAATGAACTCAGACTTGCCCATCTGTGAAGATCAAGATGCTGCCTGAAGTCCAGGAATCCCTTCTGCTTAGCAGCCAGAGCTCTCAAAACCTCGAGACCGTCGCCCAACGACAAGCGACGGAGACTGTGGGAAAACAGCGTGGGTAGAGAAACAAACCCTGATCACAGATCCTACAGACCAATCACCTGGGTTCACCATGCGGGTCACAGCGAACCACATCAAACCCTCGCACGGGCAATGCAATTACCCTCTTCACAAATGGAAAATGGACAGCCTGATACACCATTGTGGAGAAAACACCCAAaccatagggggagggatagctcagtggtttgagcattggcctgctaaacccaggtttgtgagttccattgagggggccatttagggatctgggacaaaaatctgtctggagattagtcctgctttgagcagggggttggactagatgacctcctaaggtcccttccaaccctgatattctatgaaacatCTAGTGAGTCGCTGCCCTCTAAGAGCCTTTTCTACAGGGACAGCTTGATTCATTCCATGGCACCGGAAGCTAATAGAGTGGATGACAAACTTGGACATGGACCTTTAATGGTGCTTTTCAAGTGGCCATATGAAAGAAGAGGACTTATTGTCTGAATCTTAAAATTTGTCTCTTCTTGGCAAGTAGGGCCTTGGGTCAGTTCCCTGGAATTTCCCCTCTTCCTCTAACCAGACTTGGCACATCACAGTCCGAGACACAGGAATTAAGCTTGGCAAACAAAAGCATAAGAGGGGGCAAGTTCCTATCAGAGATCTGCTCGGTTTGAATTTTTTTGGTTAACTGGTACCAAAGTTGAAGTTGTTGTACTGAAATGTCTTCTAAATAACCAGCAAAGGTTTTGTATAACCCCTCAAGTCACGTGGCGTATTGAGCATACGGTAGCAAAGaacaggggaggaagagagagttaCAGTATTGTTAATGTACTGTAAACAAATGTTCAGAAGGAAAGCGTATTCCTTTCCGTCAGCTCAAAATcccccatttcttcagatgcccagctcccattccTGGGCCTGATATTGCCCTGTCTCGCATGCTGGGCAGTTGTTTGCACCTGTACTGTGTGACTGTCAAGTGCTGCCATTCTGACTCGGAGGCATCTTTACAGCCCCACTGCACAAGTATAAACCCACTCCAAATGCAGCTGTACAGATCACTTTCCTCGCTCATTGCTTCCACTAAAGCATACTGCTCTGTGTGTCCCTCCCCTGGTTCGTCTCCTTCACCccatcaaaacacacacacacacacacacacacaacctgtcTTCATTTTTAAGGGCCTTCCTGGCCCATCCCTGCCCTCTATCATCTCCTATACGCTATCAAGGTGTTGACCCCACTCTGCCAGTAACACCAGTCATCTTCATCCACTTTGTTTTTCCAACAAGCACTTCGTGCTTTCTCACTGGCCACCTTCCACACAGAACGAGCTCTCATCCACATCTGCAAAGCCACCTCATTACCCTCCTTCAAACTCTCTTCTGCTGCCATGCCTACAAAGAAAAACTCTGCAGTTATTGGGCAGCTGCTGGGCCGAGACCCCTGCTTATGCTGACCAGTAGAGTCTGTTACCTTTTGCTCCCCGAGTCAGTTTGTTGTCTccatctcttgtcttatactctGATTGCAAGTTTTCTGGGGCAGggtccatctttttgttctgtgtttgtacagcacccagcacaacggggcccaaACCTGTACCTTGCTATAAATTATAATGGTGTAAGGCAGTGGAGAAAGAAGCTATTGTCAAAGTCCTAGCTGCAtcattagtgatttttttctgtCAATCTTAAAACTCATTATTCCGTTAACAACCTAAAAATCCAATCACACAAGGCTGAAAACTAACTGTTAAGTTACCCCCTTTAACAAAACCTGCACTgatttctctgttttcttttaccAAACTGATACAAAGCACCTACCGATCATCAGACTAGGGAACGGATTGTAAAACGAAGCTTGGAGCTCGGCTGTGTGTTGCTCTTTGGATAAGAGCGGATGTCGAATAAACACCGTTACAAAGGTGTGATACGGGGGTACCGTGTCACCTACTGGTTAGTCAGATGGGCTCCACTCTCCTGTTGCCGTCAGTTGGTGTGGCTGTGATGATGGAAACACCATTGTGGCATTTTTCAACCGTCCGCAAAgctggagttttggggggggggggggggggaagggggtttggTGCTTAACTATCAATAGATCTTCTGTCATTTCATCCCTGATATAACTTTGGTTTTCAGTGGAGTTAAGCCAGGGATGAAATTGATCCATGATTATTACTGTAAAACTAAAGAACAAGTCCCTATAAATGGAGTAGGTCCGATCTGCATTTTTCCCCCTGATTTGTTCTTTAACCCTGAACATTTCATAGGAGCTGCATCAACAGATCCTAGGGGGCTGCATTCTCATTTCATTTCCACTTTTGCCCCCCAACCTTGCCTGCTGAAAGTGTTCAGAACCAGGAAACTAAGCTGCTCTTTAATGGGTGGGAATGAGAGGGGGTTGCTCCTACTAATTACTTCTAGAATGGGAATGAAAAACTATTTTATGGGACAATCAGGCTTCAGACTGTGAGAGGTCTGTTAACTTCCTTAATCCCTCCAAACGTCAGGCTGGTGGGTGCAGAACATCTCTTTCCTTTAACATGTAATGAGCTGGAGAAACCTCAGCCAAGTGTCTGAAACAGATGTTTGTAGCTACTTGCTGTTCAGTAATCAGAATAGATTGCTCAGTCAGTCAGAGTTAAGAGTATATTATTTGTTACGGAAATAACTTCCCCAGTGGAGAAGCGCTGAGCAGCttttaaaaccaccaccaccaaaaaaaaatccatccggTAATAGAAACTGGCAGTACTAGGTTTGTCTCACACAGCTTGTCTGCAAGTTGTTAATACCTCAATTATCCTTCACTGCAGATTCTTCCAGGACGTGGTTCCAGCCATTAGGAAGTGGAGGGAAGCAGGAATGAAAGTGTATATCTATTCTTCAGGGAGCGTGGAGGCCCAGAAGCTTCTGTTTGGATACTCGACAGAAGGTGATATTCTAGAGGTAGATAAGATTATAGCCTTCTTTACAGCTTCTCCATCTGCAAAACGGGGATGGTAGCTACCTTCCCGGAGCTGGGGTGAGGATACACTGGTTCGTGCTGGCGATGTGCTAGCCATTAATATTCTTTGATGCTGTAAAAATTAGAAGTGTATGATGGGCAAAGAGAAAGTGGCTTGAGCTGCAGTTTTCATGTCTGCTACAATGTCTGCTGCATTCTCGTGTTTGCTTTTTCAGTTGATATTGTGCACTGATATCGGCAAGAGCCTTTCCAGTGTGACAGTGTCAACACAACAGAAAGATTTcgctttcccctgccccccctcttaAAAAGAAAGAGAATCCCCCCTAATTAAGCCATCTCTCCAGAAGAGCCTGGATACACTCCCTGCAAGCCAACCCTTAGGCACTGTGCAAAGCCTATCTCCACAGCTTGTAAATgattttttaaagctatttttaaGGAAAGGCGCTGAGAAAACTATGCAACTAAGGGGGCCCCCTACTCTGGAAGCTCTTTCTGTTTGTTGTATCATTGAAAATGGTGTGGATTCTCTGGCTGGCCCGTGATCAGAGCCTTGTTTGTTAAATTCCCCTCACTGCATTGGTAGGAAGAGGGGATACTGATTAGGGTTCTGTAGTTCATTCTCTGGGTTCTAGAATTAGTATCCTCCTCCAAAAGCCATGCTCTCTTCCCTCTTCCAGCTCTTCGATGGCCACTTCGATACCAAAATAGGTCACAAAGTAGAGAGTGAGAGTTACAGGAGGATTGCCTCAAGCATCGGGTGTTCAACTAACAACGTTCTCTTCCTGACGGATGTCACTCGAGGTAGGAGGTCTGGCTTTCCTGCTTTTCCCCACGTTGCAGCAGAGGTGGAATGTGCTCTCTAGCTGTACAGCGTTAAGCACTTGCCACCGCCAGGGTTGGAATGTCTGCACGTCCATTGCACGGCTCCTTTCTTAAACTTTCATCCCATCAGGTAGCCTCACTTGGTGTGTAGACGGTGTCAAGCCAAGGGAAATAGGGCAAGCATTTAACCTGGGGCTGGGCTACATGAATGTTTggtttgtggcaagctggggtacAAAGGGAGTAGATCAAAGCAGGCTAGGAAACTTTTGGTgcgcagcagcagggtccacgtgGACACTTACTAGGGAGTaggtttacaccccagcttgccacaaccTAGGTGTTCAGGTAGACAAACCTGGTCTATCACCAGGAGCCTAGCACAGGCCACTAAAACTGGCTGCAAAGTAGTAAATCTGTGTCTGTGTGCAACTGACGAGTGTCTACAGGTGCACCAGCTCAGCCTAAAACTACGAATAAGGGTTACTGTATTTTATGCTGCTGTTACAAGCGCCCTCTTCAGAGGACCTGATTCTCTGCTCTACACCATAGGCAATCATTAacagctgtgcaaagtgggtgtgaccTCACCCATCGTGAGGCAGTAGAAtagggatctgcaacctttggcacgcagcccatcagggaaagcggCTGGTGAACCGggactgtttgtttacctgcagcgtccgcaggttcggccgatcgcagctcccactggccagcacATCCCACACCGCTTcctgcggcccccattggcctggaacggcgatccgcggccagtgggagctgcgatccaACGAACCTGctgatgctgcaggtaaacaaaccatcccggcccgccagtggatttccctgatgggctgcgtgccaaaggttgccgatccctgcagtaGAAAGTCAGGTCCAGAGAGCTTTTTTTGGTCACCTTTTTCCTTACATAAATATAGCATAGTTTCTAATGTTATACCAGCATAACCCCCCAAGTAACTTGGTTCAGAACATACCCCTTAGTATGCTTCAAAGGTAGCCCCAGATTAGGCCTCTAAGCAGTGTATTCATTATGGAACAAATGGAGTATATTTGTCAGTATATCCacaatccttaataaagaaatgGAAACTTGATACTGGAACACAAGCAGTGAAGTACAAGACAGAAATCCTAAAGGGAAACTTAATCCTAACACTAAATTGTCAGATTTTGCTCTCCCCATTTCCCAGGCATTCAGGTTCGAGTCAATAAACTGAACCCGCACCTCATTTTTCTACCAGACTGTCACAGGCGAGAATATTATGGAGGAGTCTGGGATTAGGATGCTCTCCAGGAATTTACTTTCCTGCTGCTATGACTGAGGCCAAACTGGCCTGTGTTCTCAGCCCATTTTTCTTTAGAAACTTCCCCCCATGTGAGAACACCACTGCATTCAAATATATTGATGACAATGTTCCCTGGCCTCCTACAGTAGCCTAGTGTTCT contains these protein-coding regions:
- the ENOPH1 gene encoding enolase-phosphatase E1, with the translated sequence MVVFAVPAEVAVILLDIEGTTTPITYVKDTLFPYIKDNVKEYLRAHWEEEECQQDISLLRKQAEEDSNLDGVVPIPLETGNGEDEVEQVIQAVVDNVHWQMSLDRKTTALKQLQGHMWRAAYATGRMKGEFFQDVVPAIRKWREAGMKVYIYSSGSVEAQKLLFGYSTEGDILELFDGHFDTKIGHKVESESYRRIASSIGCSTNNVLFLTDVTREANAAEEADMHVAVVVRPGNAGLTDDEKSYYSLITSFNELFLPSST